One window from the genome of Cyclobacterium amurskyense encodes:
- the trpA gene encoding tryptophan synthase subunit alpha, producing the protein MNRIEELFKNKERNILSIYFTAGYPNLNDTMSIMEAIEDAGADIIEIGIPYSDPVADGPTIQDSNTIALNNGMTLKILFSQLAELRGKLKIPVILMGYLNPIVQYGMEDFCKKCQEVGVDGLIVPDLPMKQYIDSYKGLFEAYNLRNTFLISPQTSPERIREIDRETDGFIYMVSSASITGAKKDVSPEQIAYFERVAEMGLKNPRLIGFGISDKASFSTASSHAQGAIIGSAFINVLREAKNLKEEINTFIKGILS; encoded by the coding sequence ATGAATAGAATAGAAGAATTATTTAAAAATAAGGAAAGAAATATTCTTTCAATTTATTTTACTGCAGGCTATCCTAACCTGAATGATACCATGAGTATTATGGAGGCCATAGAGGACGCGGGAGCCGATATAATTGAGATAGGAATCCCATATTCTGACCCCGTAGCCGATGGACCAACCATACAGGACAGCAATACCATTGCATTAAACAATGGAATGACCCTTAAAATCTTGTTTAGCCAATTGGCAGAGTTAAGAGGGAAATTAAAAATACCAGTAATTCTGATGGGCTACTTAAACCCTATAGTTCAATATGGTATGGAGGATTTTTGTAAAAAATGCCAAGAGGTTGGGGTAGATGGCTTAATTGTTCCAGATCTTCCAATGAAGCAGTACATCGATTCTTATAAAGGATTGTTTGAAGCGTATAACCTGAGAAACACCTTCCTTATATCCCCACAAACCTCCCCGGAAAGGATCCGTGAGATTGATAGGGAGACCGATGGTTTCATATACATGGTTTCTTCTGCCAGCATAACTGGAGCGAAAAAAGACGTTAGTCCCGAACAAATAGCTTATTTTGAAAGGGTAGCAGAAATGGGACTTAAAAACCCAAGGCTTATAGGTTTTGGAATTTCTGACAAGGCTTCCTTTTCAACGGCTTCCTCACATGCCCAAGGCGCAATTATTGGTAGTGCTTTCATTAATGTTTTGCGTGAAGCAAAAAACCTAAAAGAAGAAATCAATACATTTATTAAAGGCATTCTATCATGA
- a CDS encoding polysaccharide biosynthesis protein has translation MINFNKKINILPRWIIAFLDGFIMFQCAIIAFWLRANFDWVALADYQVGRAAVAYLLIGSLVMFFTKSYVGIVRHTSLSDGLLLLRTTVITGVLAYLLDIGYSMYVVPGMHFLPLSVLVITSVLSLSLLMVYRLFVKEVFRLIKNKVEPNLPEKDVLIFGAGEAGILIHQAISKSSQYKFNVHGFLDDDPSKQKKKIEGVRVHGGLELLDTLVKEKGVKELIISVLELSPARKREIIDRCITLNIHALTITPVNEWVDGGAKTGSLREVNIEDLLSRDAIMLKNKNVASYLQGKTILVTGAAGSIGSEICKQVARANPGFLIMLDKAESPLHEQEIRLESEFQDLGLQTVLADVTDEDTLDHLMKTYRPEVIFHAAAYKHVPMMERYPVQAVRCNILGTKTVADLAVKYGVEKFVLVSTDKAVNPTNVMGASKRIAEMYIQSLDKKLRESSNGGTRFITTRFGNVLGSNGSVIPLFKEQIKKGGPLTVTDANVTRYFMTIPEACDLVLEAGVMGNGGEIFVFDMGEPVKIIDLARKMIHLSGKKPDEDIMIRITGLRPGEKLYEEVLNDQEKSLETHHPKIKIAQVRPGNFNEVNLEIALLLDMEGNEGEMTLVGQMKKMVPEFLSHKSRFEAIDQKAIAQELKP, from the coding sequence ATGATCAACTTTAACAAAAAAATCAACATTTTACCCAGATGGATTATCGCTTTTCTGGATGGATTTATTATGTTTCAATGTGCGATTATTGCATTTTGGCTTAGGGCCAATTTTGATTGGGTCGCATTGGCTGATTATCAGGTAGGCAGGGCAGCGGTTGCCTATTTATTGATCGGATCTCTGGTCATGTTTTTCACAAAGAGTTATGTGGGCATTGTTAGGCATACATCCCTAAGTGATGGCTTATTGCTTTTACGTACCACAGTGATTACCGGCGTTTTGGCTTATTTGTTGGATATTGGCTACAGTATGTATGTAGTACCCGGTATGCATTTTCTTCCTTTATCCGTACTGGTCATAACTTCAGTGCTTTCCTTGTCCCTCTTGATGGTGTACCGGCTTTTTGTTAAGGAGGTTTTTAGGCTTATCAAGAACAAAGTAGAACCAAATTTACCGGAAAAGGATGTTTTAATCTTTGGTGCCGGAGAAGCAGGTATTTTGATTCACCAAGCCATATCAAAAAGTAGCCAATATAAATTTAACGTTCATGGATTTTTGGATGATGACCCGTCCAAACAAAAGAAAAAAATTGAAGGCGTAAGGGTTCACGGTGGACTGGAATTATTGGATACCTTGGTGAAAGAAAAGGGAGTGAAAGAGTTGATTATCTCTGTGCTTGAGCTTTCTCCTGCCAGAAAAAGAGAAATAATCGATAGATGTATCACACTTAATATTCATGCGCTTACCATTACTCCCGTAAATGAATGGGTTGATGGCGGTGCTAAAACAGGTAGCCTTAGAGAGGTAAATATTGAAGACCTCCTTAGCAGGGATGCCATTATGTTGAAAAATAAAAATGTAGCCAGTTATCTCCAAGGCAAGACCATATTGGTGACAGGTGCTGCAGGTTCTATAGGTAGTGAGATATGTAAGCAGGTTGCACGTGCCAATCCTGGTTTTCTAATTATGCTGGATAAAGCTGAATCTCCGCTTCACGAACAAGAAATTCGCTTGGAAAGTGAGTTTCAGGATTTAGGACTTCAAACCGTTTTGGCTGATGTTACGGATGAAGACACGCTGGATCACTTAATGAAAACGTATAGGCCGGAAGTGATATTTCATGCTGCTGCTTACAAGCATGTGCCAATGATGGAAAGGTATCCTGTGCAGGCGGTTAGGTGCAATATATTGGGTACTAAAACAGTGGCAGATTTGGCCGTGAAATATGGTGTGGAGAAATTTGTCTTAGTGAGTACGGACAAGGCAGTGAATCCTACGAATGTGATGGGAGCCAGTAAGCGAATTGCAGAGATGTATATTCAAAGCCTTGATAAAAAATTAAGGGAATCCTCCAATGGTGGAACCCGATTTATAACAACGAGATTTGGGAATGTTTTAGGATCAAATGGCTCAGTAATTCCATTGTTTAAAGAACAAATTAAAAAGGGAGGACCTTTAACGGTTACTGACGCGAATGTTACCCGTTATTTTATGACCATTCCTGAAGCTTGTGACCTTGTATTGGAAGCGGGTGTGATGGGAAATGGTGGTGAAATTTTTGTTTTCGACATGGGTGAGCCGGTTAAAATTATAGATTTGGCTCGAAAAATGATTCACCTTAGTGGCAAAAAACCTGATGAGGATATCATGATCCGAATCACAGGCTTAAGACCTGGTGAAAAACTTTATGAAGAGGTGCTAAATGATCAGGAGAAATCTCTAGAAACGCATCATCCTAAAATCAAGATAGCCCAGGTAAGACCTGGCAATTTCAATGAAGTAAATCTAGAAATCGCTTTATTGTTGGATATGGAAGGCAATGAAGGTGAAATGACCTTGGTAGGGCAAATGAAGAAAATGGTGCCTGAATTCTTAAGTCATAAATCTAGATTTGAGGCCATTGATCAAAAAGCAATAGCCCAGGAATTAAAACCATAA
- the trpB gene encoding tryptophan synthase subunit beta yields MIKIDENGFYGDFGGAYIPEMLYPNIEELRENYEQIMASEAFKTEFDSLLKDYVGRPTPLFHAKRLSEKYGVKIYLKREDLCHTGAHKINNTIGQIILAKKLNKKRIIAETGAGQHGVATATVCALMGMECTVYMGAIDMERQKPNVERMRILGATVVPANSGSKTLKDATNEAMRQWINNPVDTHYIIGSVVGPHPYPEMVARFQSVISAEIKTQLLEKEGRDNPDIVIACVGGGSNAAGAFFHYYNDERVRLIAVEAAGLGVNSGKSAATTQLGKPGILHGSKTLLMQTEDGQVVEPHSISAGLDYPGIGPVHAHLFASGRGEFLAVEDEDAMKAGIELSRLEGIIPAIESAHALSALNQLKYKASDTIVINLSGRGDKDLETYIKWGNY; encoded by the coding sequence ATGATAAAAATTGATGAAAACGGATTTTACGGTGATTTTGGGGGAGCATATATCCCTGAAATGCTGTACCCTAATATAGAAGAGCTCAGAGAAAATTATGAGCAGATTATGGCTTCCGAAGCTTTTAAAACAGAATTTGATAGTCTCCTAAAAGATTATGTAGGGAGACCAACACCTCTGTTTCATGCCAAAAGGTTGTCAGAGAAATACGGTGTTAAGATTTACCTTAAAAGAGAAGACCTCTGTCATACAGGTGCTCATAAGATCAACAATACCATCGGTCAGATTATCCTAGCTAAAAAGCTAAATAAAAAACGTATTATAGCTGAGACTGGAGCAGGTCAGCATGGAGTGGCAACAGCCACGGTTTGTGCGCTAATGGGCATGGAATGTACGGTCTATATGGGGGCAATAGACATGGAGAGGCAAAAACCAAATGTGGAGCGAATGCGAATTCTTGGTGCCACGGTAGTGCCCGCCAACTCCGGGAGTAAAACCCTAAAGGATGCTACCAATGAAGCCATGCGTCAATGGATAAACAATCCTGTGGATACGCATTATATCATCGGATCAGTGGTAGGTCCTCACCCTTACCCTGAAATGGTAGCTAGGTTTCAGTCCGTTATTTCCGCTGAGATCAAAACTCAATTATTGGAGAAAGAAGGAAGGGATAATCCTGATATTGTCATAGCATGTGTAGGGGGTGGAAGCAATGCCGCTGGAGCATTTTTCCATTACTATAATGATGAGAGGGTTCGTTTAATCGCAGTAGAAGCAGCAGGATTAGGGGTGAATTCCGGAAAATCAGCTGCCACTACCCAATTGGGGAAACCAGGGATTTTACACGGAAGTAAAACTTTGTTGATGCAAACTGAAGATGGGCAAGTAGTAGAGCCGCACAGTATATCAGCAGGCTTGGATTACCCTGGAATAGGTCCTGTTCATGCGCATTTATTTGCCTCAGGAAGAGGTGAGTTTTTGGCTGTTGAGGATGAAGATGCCATGAAAGCAGGTATAGAATTAAGCAGGTTGGAAGGTATTATTCCAGCCATCGAGTCTGCACATGCTCTTTCTGCATTGAACCAGCTGAAATACAAAGCATCAGATACAATTGTCATCAATTTGTCCGGAAGAGGTGACAAGGATTTGGAAACGTATATTAAATGGGGGAATTACTAA
- a CDS encoding anthranilate synthase component II yields the protein MKILVLDNYDSFTYNLVYIIRELGYGESMDIIRNDKISLEEVDAYDKILLSPGPGVPSEAGIMPELIKKYAPTKDILGICLGNQAIGEAFGGGLINLTEVVHGVASKIKIKADPLFEGLPEYFTVGRYHSWVIDATILPEELEVISNTPDGQIMAVKHKKFDVRGLQFHPESILTEHGVQIIRNWLEGKKNN from the coding sequence ATGAAAATACTGGTACTGGACAATTACGATTCTTTCACCTATAATTTGGTGTATATTATCCGAGAGTTGGGATACGGAGAGTCGATGGATATCATTAGAAATGATAAAATAAGCCTTGAGGAAGTGGATGCCTACGATAAAATCTTGCTTTCCCCTGGTCCTGGCGTTCCTTCAGAAGCGGGTATAATGCCTGAATTGATCAAGAAATATGCACCAACAAAAGATATATTGGGAATATGCCTCGGAAATCAAGCCATTGGAGAGGCTTTCGGAGGAGGATTGATCAACCTTACGGAAGTAGTGCATGGGGTTGCTAGCAAGATTAAAATTAAAGCTGACCCATTATTTGAAGGTTTGCCTGAATATTTCACAGTTGGAAGGTACCACAGTTGGGTAATAGATGCGACTATCCTTCCAGAGGAACTAGAAGTGATCTCTAATACTCCGGATGGGCAAATTATGGCAGTCAAACACAAGAAATTTGATGTTAGAGGTTTACAATTTCATCCTGAAAGTATTCTTACAGAACACGGTGTACAAATAATCAGAAACTGGCTTGAGGGCAAAAAAAATAACTAA
- the trpC gene encoding indole-3-glycerol phosphate synthase TrpC, whose product MNILEKIIARKKEEIAERKALYPQKLLEKSLFFEGKVVSMKKYVTDPEKTGIISEFKRKSPSKGLINGTATVEQTTIGYMQAGASALSILTDKDFFGGSEADLGLARKFNFCPILRKDFMVDEYQIIESRSIGADCILLIAAALPQKRLFELAAFAKSLGLEVLLEVHDKEELEQSLNENVDLVGVNNRNLKTFEVNTQTSLDLVGEIPDTFTKISESGLSDPAKLVQLKNAGYDGFLIGENFMKTIRPHQAAYNFMQQYRRLLKASKEQVKA is encoded by the coding sequence ATGAATATACTGGAAAAAATAATTGCCCGAAAAAAAGAGGAAATAGCCGAAAGGAAAGCCTTGTATCCACAAAAATTATTGGAGAAAAGCCTATTCTTCGAAGGGAAGGTGGTTTCGATGAAGAAGTATGTCACTGATCCTGAAAAGACGGGTATAATCTCCGAATTTAAAAGAAAATCCCCATCAAAAGGATTGATCAATGGAACAGCAACGGTGGAGCAAACTACCATTGGCTATATGCAGGCTGGAGCTTCAGCATTGTCCATTTTAACAGATAAAGATTTCTTTGGTGGAAGTGAAGCAGATCTTGGCTTGGCCAGAAAGTTTAATTTCTGCCCAATTCTCCGCAAAGACTTTATGGTGGATGAGTACCAAATAATAGAATCCAGGTCAATAGGAGCTGATTGTATTTTATTAATAGCTGCGGCACTACCTCAAAAAAGACTTTTTGAATTGGCGGCCTTTGCCAAAAGTCTTGGATTAGAAGTGTTATTGGAAGTTCATGATAAGGAAGAATTAGAACAAAGCCTCAATGAAAATGTTGATTTAGTGGGCGTGAATAACCGCAACCTGAAAACATTTGAGGTAAACACCCAAACCTCTTTGGATTTGGTGGGAGAAATTCCTGATACATTTACCAAGATATCTGAAAGTGGACTTTCTGATCCTGCCAAATTGGTCCAATTGAAAAATGCTGGTTATGATGGCTTTTTGATTGGGGAAAATTTCATGAAAACCATTAGGCCTCATCAAGCAGCATATAATTTCATGCAGCAGTACAGGCGATTATTGAAGGCATCAAAAGAGCAAGTAAAGGCATGA
- a CDS encoding anthranilate synthase component I family protein: protein MNKIRIKTRYKKLLADTITPVGIYLQIRDRYNNTILLESSDYHGNENSYSYICCEPMATFSLINDEVHQSLPREPTSVKKLYKKDNIMDELRQFGNSFEEEKIDFKFITNGLFGYIQYDGVSFFEDIQINNPQPSSTPLIHYAVYKNMIVVDHFKNELYIFEHYLEGDEEQSGIPKIEMILNNKNIPSYSFSLDGKESSNYTDNEFLDILAKGREHCFRGDVFQIVLSRSFSTGFKGDEFNVYRALRSINPSPYLFYFDYGSYKIFGSSPEAQIVVKGNKATIYPIAGTFKRTGNDKEDAELAVKLFDDPKENSEHVMLVDLARNDLSRSSEKVNVEVFKEIQYYSHVIHLVSKVTGELPNGANPLQLVADTFPAGTLSGAPKYRAMELIDELENSARKFYGGAIGFLGFNGDFNHAILIRSFVSENNQLRFQAGAGVVAKSSIESELQEVSNKLEALRVALKSAETI, encoded by the coding sequence ATGAATAAAATAAGAATCAAAACCCGGTATAAAAAACTATTGGCGGATACCATCACCCCGGTGGGTATCTACCTTCAGATTCGTGATAGGTACAACAATACGATATTGTTGGAAAGTTCTGATTATCATGGAAATGAAAACAGTTATTCGTACATATGTTGCGAACCAATGGCTACTTTTTCTTTAATCAATGATGAAGTTCACCAATCTTTACCCAGGGAGCCTACCTCAGTAAAGAAACTTTATAAAAAGGACAATATCATGGATGAGCTTAGGCAGTTTGGGAATTCTTTTGAGGAAGAAAAGATAGACTTTAAGTTTATTACAAATGGCTTGTTTGGGTACATTCAATATGATGGAGTAAGCTTTTTTGAAGACATACAAATCAATAATCCGCAGCCAAGCTCAACACCTTTGATTCACTACGCGGTTTATAAAAACATGATCGTTGTGGATCATTTCAAAAACGAACTGTATATTTTCGAACACTATCTGGAAGGAGACGAAGAGCAGTCAGGTATCCCAAAGATTGAAATGATACTCAACAATAAGAATATACCAAGTTATTCTTTTAGTCTTGATGGTAAAGAAAGTTCCAATTATACTGACAATGAGTTTCTTGACATATTAGCTAAAGGAAGGGAACACTGCTTTAGGGGAGATGTATTTCAAATAGTGTTGTCACGTTCATTTTCCACAGGGTTCAAAGGAGATGAGTTTAATGTTTATCGGGCATTGCGTTCCATAAATCCTTCTCCTTATCTGTTTTACTTTGATTATGGTTCCTACAAGATATTTGGTAGTAGCCCGGAAGCACAAATTGTGGTAAAGGGAAATAAGGCTACAATTTATCCTATTGCTGGCACCTTCAAACGTACAGGAAATGACAAAGAAGATGCAGAACTGGCAGTTAAGCTATTCGATGATCCTAAAGAAAATTCTGAACATGTAATGCTGGTTGATTTGGCCAGAAACGATCTCAGTAGGTCTTCTGAGAAAGTAAATGTTGAGGTTTTTAAAGAGATACAATACTATTCTCATGTCATTCACTTGGTATCCAAAGTTACAGGAGAATTGCCCAATGGAGCTAATCCATTACAACTAGTTGCAGATACCTTCCCGGCCGGCACCCTTTCTGGTGCTCCTAAATACAGGGCCATGGAACTTATTGATGAGCTTGAAAATAGTGCTAGAAAATTCTATGGTGGGGCCATTGGATTCTTAGGCTTTAATGGAGACTTCAACCATGCCATTTTAATTCGATCATTTGTATCGGAAAACAATCAATTGAGATTTCAGGCAGGAGCAGGGGTAGTGGCCAAGTCCTCTATTGAAAGTGAGCTTCAGGAAGTAAGCAATAAACTTGAGGCACTTAGGGTTGCCTTGAAGTCCGCTGAGACAATTTAA
- a CDS encoding phosphoribosylanthranilate isomerase codes for MILKVCGMADPENISGLTHINEVDWMGMIFYPPSGRYVPNFGQEPTFYKQLSIPKVGVFVNENTDEILKKVTDYGLSMVQLHGDESPELLKAIREKSNVKLIKVFRVGADWNWQTLEPYEALVDYFLFDTDGPSYGGTGHQFNWELLNNYPFKTSFLLSGGIAPEDTESLKNCFQKFPAMVGIDINSKFEISKGIKDLEKIKLFTAAIKDDVVSKKN; via the coding sequence ATGATTCTCAAAGTTTGTGGTATGGCCGATCCAGAGAATATTTCAGGATTGACACATATTAATGAGGTAGATTGGATGGGGATGATCTTTTATCCGCCATCAGGGCGCTATGTGCCGAATTTCGGTCAAGAACCTACCTTTTATAAGCAATTGAGCATTCCTAAAGTGGGGGTTTTTGTCAATGAGAATACCGATGAGATCCTAAAGAAAGTAACTGATTATGGCTTGTCCATGGTGCAGTTGCATGGAGATGAATCTCCGGAGCTACTTAAAGCGATCAGAGAAAAATCAAATGTGAAGCTTATCAAAGTCTTTCGTGTGGGGGCAGATTGGAATTGGCAGACGCTAGAACCCTACGAAGCACTGGTTGATTATTTTCTATTTGACACTGATGGGCCCTCTTATGGAGGCACCGGACACCAGTTTAATTGGGAGCTATTGAATAATTATCCTTTTAAAACCTCTTTTTTGTTGAGTGGAGGAATAGCCCCTGAGGATACCGAAAGTCTTAAAAATTGTTTCCAAAAATTCCCTGCCATGGTAGGCATAGATATCAATTCAAAATTTGAGATTTCAAAAGGCATTAAAGACCTGGAAAAGATAAAGCTATTTACAGCCGCGATTAAAGATGATGTTGTATCAAAGAAAAATTAA
- the trpD gene encoding anthranilate phosphoribosyltransferase, with the protein MKEILNHLIEHKTLNKEQAKGVLKEMTSGEVNTSQMAAFLTIFMMRSVRVEELMGFREAMLERCIAVDIPEYDAIDLCGTGGDGKDTFNVSTLASFIVAGAGQPVAKHGNVGVSSICGSSNLLEYFGYEFTNDIDKLKSSLDRAGICFLHAPLFHPAMKHIGPVRKELGVKTFFNMLGPMVNPSFPKKQLVGVFSLELARLYGYLYQNNDVRFSVLHALDGYDEVSLTGDLKWISNSGEQVISPEELGFKTIMPETIKGGKTIKESATIFMDILEGKGSAEQEAVVIANAAIALTTSKPSWSLETARDKATETLKNGTALKVFKELISPKTSINIS; encoded by the coding sequence ATGAAAGAAATACTTAACCACCTAATAGAACATAAAACCCTTAACAAAGAGCAGGCTAAGGGGGTATTGAAAGAGATGACTTCTGGTGAGGTTAATACCAGTCAAATGGCAGCCTTTCTGACCATATTTATGATGCGTAGTGTGAGGGTTGAAGAGTTGATGGGATTTAGGGAGGCCATGTTAGAAAGATGCATAGCCGTAGATATCCCTGAGTATGATGCTATTGATTTGTGCGGTACGGGAGGTGATGGCAAGGATACATTTAATGTCTCCACTTTGGCATCATTTATTGTAGCAGGTGCAGGTCAGCCTGTGGCAAAGCATGGCAATGTAGGGGTGTCCTCTATTTGTGGTTCATCCAACTTGCTTGAATATTTTGGTTATGAGTTTACAAATGATATTGACAAACTGAAAAGCAGTTTGGATAGGGCAGGGATTTGTTTTCTACATGCTCCTCTATTTCATCCGGCCATGAAGCACATTGGTCCTGTTAGAAAGGAATTAGGTGTTAAAACCTTTTTCAATATGTTGGGCCCAATGGTCAACCCTAGTTTCCCTAAAAAACAATTGGTAGGCGTCTTCAGCCTTGAATTAGCAAGGTTGTATGGGTATTTGTACCAAAACAATGATGTCAGGTTTAGTGTACTTCACGCCCTTGATGGCTATGATGAAGTCTCTTTAACAGGAGATTTGAAATGGATATCCAACAGTGGCGAGCAAGTAATCAGCCCTGAAGAATTGGGTTTTAAAACGATAATGCCTGAAACGATTAAAGGAGGAAAAACCATCAAGGAATCCGCCACCATTTTTATGGATATATTGGAAGGTAAGGGGAGTGCTGAACAAGAAGCAGTGGTAATTGCAAATGCGGCAATTGCCCTGACTACCTCCAAACCAAGTTGGAGCCTTGAAACAGCTAGAGACAAGGCTACTGAAACATTAAAGAATGGGACAGCTCTTAAGGTTTTCAAAGAATTGATTAGCCCAAAAACCTCTATAAATATCAGTTGA
- a CDS encoding nucleoside-diphosphate sugar epimerase/dehydratase has product MLTSKLNPLRNFLKNDKHIHPLLILSVDIFIVFASFSFAYLIIGGFGFDQMEFVPYILVTGCFCAIALPVIYFSKLHTGLLRYSNSTDLFHIFVAALVFTLLFIVFYYGIGQRWISLNTRFLMLVLLVNFFIVSTLLIAFRLLAKATFLILMSKMTNRAIHRVLIFGSDQNAVLVKQALTNDPDIHYIVEGFISTDRSMLNNYLEQKKVYHIKELGRLEKQKNIQELLITNENLNGREKRVVIERCIRLGIKVLTIPPAKNWLSGELPSKQIKKLRIEDLLQRKPIVIDQQKVQSDLEGKRVLVTGAAGSIGSEIVRQVLSYKPALLILCDHAESPLHEIQLAMEDEFPNAKMEVVLADVSNYERMHKLFNVCRPQIVYHAAAYKHVPMIENNPFEAISVNVGGTRNIADLSAFFEVDKFVMVSTDKAVNPTNVMGASKRLAEIYTQSLNGLETCKTRFITTRFGNVLGSNGSVIPRFRTQIKNGGPITVTHPDITRYFMTIPEAVQLVLEAGTMGKGGEIFVFDMGKPMKIVDLAKKMIQLAGLEEGKDIDIVYSGLRPGEKLYEELLSSAELTLPTHHHKISIAKVLEYPYREANAAISELLVINKHHDNTSVVLKMKQIIPEFLSKNSIYEDLDKKV; this is encoded by the coding sequence GTGCTAACATCAAAATTAAACCCACTCAGAAATTTTTTAAAGAACGACAAACATATTCACCCTTTGTTGATTTTATCGGTGGATATTTTTATAGTATTTGCTTCCTTTTCTTTTGCCTATTTAATCATTGGTGGATTTGGTTTTGACCAAATGGAGTTTGTACCTTATATATTGGTGACCGGTTGCTTTTGTGCCATAGCCTTGCCGGTGATTTATTTTTCAAAACTGCATACTGGACTGCTTAGGTATTCAAATTCCACAGACCTCTTCCATATTTTTGTAGCCGCATTGGTCTTTACCTTATTGTTTATTGTTTTCTATTATGGTATAGGGCAACGCTGGATCTCATTGAATACTAGGTTTTTGATGTTGGTCTTGCTCGTTAATTTCTTTATTGTCTCCACTTTATTGATAGCCTTTAGATTATTGGCCAAAGCGACTTTTCTAATTCTGATGAGTAAAATGACCAATAGAGCAATTCATAGGGTGTTGATTTTTGGCTCTGATCAAAATGCGGTATTGGTTAAACAGGCATTGACCAATGATCCCGACATCCACTATATAGTGGAAGGATTTATAAGTACAGATAGAAGTATGCTTAATAATTACCTTGAGCAAAAGAAAGTCTATCATATTAAAGAGCTTGGCAGGCTTGAAAAGCAAAAAAATATTCAGGAATTGTTAATCACCAACGAAAACCTGAATGGTAGAGAAAAACGGGTAGTGATTGAAAGATGCATTCGTTTGGGAATTAAAGTACTGACTATACCACCGGCTAAAAACTGGCTTTCGGGTGAACTGCCTAGTAAGCAAATCAAAAAGCTTCGCATTGAGGACTTGTTACAGCGCAAACCAATTGTAATAGATCAACAAAAGGTGCAAAGTGACCTTGAAGGTAAAAGGGTTTTGGTGACTGGTGCTGCTGGTTCCATTGGTTCTGAAATTGTCCGTCAAGTGCTCTCTTACAAACCTGCTTTGCTGATATTGTGCGACCATGCAGAGTCACCCTTGCATGAGATACAACTGGCCATGGAAGATGAATTTCCAAACGCTAAAATGGAAGTAGTCCTGGCAGATGTGAGCAACTATGAAAGGATGCACAAGCTTTTCAATGTGTGTAGGCCTCAGATCGTCTATCATGCTGCTGCCTACAAGCATGTGCCAATGATTGAAAACAATCCATTTGAGGCCATATCGGTGAATGTAGGAGGGACAAGAAACATTGCCGATCTGTCTGCGTTTTTTGAAGTGGATAAATTTGTAATGGTTTCTACTGATAAAGCAGTTAACCCTACCAATGTTATGGGTGCTTCTAAACGATTGGCAGAAATTTATACCCAATCTCTTAATGGATTGGAAACCTGCAAAACAAGGTTTATTACCACGCGGTTTGGAAATGTTTTGGGTTCCAATGGCTCAGTAATACCACGTTTTCGTACGCAAATTAAGAATGGTGGACCAATAACAGTTACCCATCCTGATATTACAAGGTATTTTATGACCATACCGGAAGCTGTTCAGTTGGTATTGGAAGCCGGCACCATGGGTAAAGGTGGTGAGATCTTTGTTTTTGATATGGGTAAGCCGATGAAAATTGTTGATTTAGCCAAAAAAATGATCCAACTGGCGGGTTTAGAAGAAGGTAAGGACATTGATATTGTGTACTCCGGTTTACGGCCTGGAGAGAAGTTGTATGAGGAACTGCTTTCTTCTGCTGAATTAACGCTTCCCACACATCATCACAAGATTAGCATAGCCAAAGTACTTGAATACCCTTATAGGGAAGCTAATGCAGCGATTAGTGAATTGCTCGTTATTAATAAGCATCATGACAATACTTCTGTTGTCCTTAAAATGAAACAAATTATCCCGGAGTTCCTCAGTAAGAATTCCATTTATGAGGATTTGGATAAAAAGGTTTAA